One Serinicoccus chungangensis genomic window carries:
- a CDS encoding spermidine synthase has protein sequence MELVRDERGGVTVVRDGHPQSYVDPDDPLLLVFEYVQHLALVLESLRPDPAPLATTHVGGAGMTLARWLHRTHPGSPQIVLEPDTALTELVRRELPLPRGHRVRVRPQTGQEGVQHLRDASADVVVVDAYDDGRVPGALAGQAFARELARVLAPDGLLLVNAADCPACAGWPGSGPPCAPACRTSGSSCCARSPPASATATSCWSPRAARSTT, from the coding sequence GTGGAGCTCGTCCGGGACGAGCGCGGCGGGGTGACCGTCGTCCGTGACGGCCACCCGCAGTCCTACGTCGACCCCGACGACCCGCTCCTGCTCGTCTTCGAGTACGTCCAGCACCTCGCCCTGGTGCTGGAGTCGCTGCGGCCGGACCCGGCTCCGCTGGCCACCACCCACGTCGGCGGAGCGGGGATGACCCTCGCGCGCTGGCTGCACCGGACCCACCCGGGGTCGCCGCAGATCGTCCTGGAGCCGGACACCGCGCTCACCGAGCTGGTGCGCCGCGAGCTCCCGCTGCCGCGGGGCCACCGGGTCCGGGTGCGCCCGCAGACCGGCCAGGAGGGGGTCCAGCACCTGCGGGACGCCTCCGCCGACGTCGTGGTCGTCGACGCCTACGACGACGGCCGCGTCCCCGGGGCGCTGGCCGGCCAGGCCTTCGCCCGGGAGCTGGCCCGGGTGCTCGCGCCCGACGGCCTGCTGCTCGTCAACGCGGCCGACTGCCCGGCCTGCGCTGGGTGGCCCGGCTCGGGGCCACCCTGCGCACCTGCCTGCCGCACGTCGGGCAGCTCGTGCTGCGCGAGGTCGCCTCCGGCAAGCGCTACGGCAACGTCGTGCTGGTCGCCTCGCGCCGCCCGCTCGACGACGTGA
- the hemE gene encoding uroporphyrinogen decarboxylase: MTSAASPTLDPTPDLADSTLVRAARRQPVPHTPVWFMRQAGRSLPEYREVRKDVAMLTSCRTPELVTEITLQPVRRHGVDAAIFFSDIVVPLQAVGVDVDIVAGTGPVIAEPIRTRADLDRLPELTSDHVPDIAESVRLLTAELGSVPLIGFAGAPFTLASYLVEGGPSKNHERTKALMHGDPQLWSDLCARLAQISGAFLRVQAQAGASAVQLFDSWAGHLSRADYLRHVEPHSRAVLEGVADLGVPRIHFGVGTGELLPAMADAGADVIGVDYRVSLPDAVQRTGGRYAVQGNLDPALLFAPWEALEARVREIVEEGRTAPGHIFNLGHGVLPDTDPTVLTRVTELVHEISAR; the protein is encoded by the coding sequence GTGACCTCCGCCGCCTCGCCGACGCTCGACCCCACCCCCGACCTGGCCGACAGCACCCTGGTGCGGGCGGCCCGCCGCCAGCCCGTGCCGCACACCCCCGTGTGGTTCATGCGGCAGGCCGGGCGCTCGCTGCCGGAGTACCGCGAGGTCCGCAAGGACGTCGCCATGCTGACCTCCTGCCGCACCCCCGAGCTCGTCACCGAGATCACCCTGCAGCCCGTGCGTCGGCACGGCGTCGACGCCGCGATCTTCTTCAGCGACATCGTCGTCCCGCTGCAGGCGGTGGGGGTGGACGTGGACATCGTCGCCGGCACCGGACCGGTCATCGCCGAGCCGATCCGCACCCGCGCCGACCTGGACCGGCTGCCCGAGCTCACCTCGGACCACGTGCCCGACATCGCCGAGTCGGTGCGGCTGCTGACCGCGGAGCTGGGCTCCGTGCCCCTCATCGGCTTCGCGGGCGCGCCCTTCACCCTCGCGTCCTACCTCGTCGAGGGCGGCCCCTCCAAGAACCACGAGCGCACCAAGGCGCTCATGCACGGCGACCCGCAGCTGTGGAGCGACCTGTGCGCCCGGCTGGCGCAGATCTCCGGCGCCTTCCTGCGGGTGCAGGCGCAGGCCGGCGCGAGCGCCGTGCAGCTCTTCGACTCCTGGGCCGGCCACCTCTCGCGCGCCGACTACCTGCGCCACGTGGAGCCGCACAGCCGCGCCGTCCTCGAGGGCGTCGCCGACCTCGGCGTCCCCCGCATCCACTTCGGCGTGGGCACCGGCGAGCTGCTGCCGGCCATGGCGGACGCCGGGGCCGACGTCATCGGGGTCGACTACCGGGTCAGCCTCCCCGACGCGGTGCAGCGGACCGGTGGCCGGTATGCCGTGCAGGGCAACCTCGACCCGGCGCTGCTCTTCGCCCCCTGGGAGGCGCTCGAGGCGCGGGTCCGGGAGATCGTCGAGGAGGGGCGGACGGCACCCGGCCACATCTTCAACCTCGGTCACGGGGTGCTGCCGGACACCGACCCCACCGTGCTCACCCGCGTCACGGAGCTGGTGCACGAGATCTCCGCCCGCTGA
- a CDS encoding DUF3000 domain-containing protein yields the protein MVSRISDQRPRRRAAADPVTPDAGVFQRALDGIRSAALRPEMVLEEVPAPTRLAPHAVALSGEVVPSRLEDEDPIATGRFVLLHDPEGPEPWEGTWRAVTYAKAQMEPEVGHDPMAGQAGWSWLTDALEQAELGWTAAAGTVTCVTSESFGALADREPSVELEIRASWTPVLTEGDEAREMAAHLGAWGDLLCTLAGLPPLPEGVVALSGARR from the coding sequence GTGGTGAGCCGGATCTCCGACCAGCGGCCGCGGCGGCGAGCCGCGGCGGACCCTGTGACGCCCGACGCCGGCGTGTTCCAACGTGCCCTCGACGGTATCAGGAGCGCCGCCCTGCGTCCGGAGATGGTGCTCGAGGAGGTTCCGGCCCCCACCCGGCTGGCCCCGCACGCCGTCGCGCTGTCCGGGGAGGTCGTCCCGTCCCGCCTGGAGGACGAGGACCCCATCGCCACCGGCCGCTTCGTGCTGCTGCACGACCCGGAGGGCCCGGAGCCGTGGGAGGGGACGTGGCGCGCCGTCACCTACGCCAAGGCGCAGATGGAGCCGGAGGTCGGGCACGACCCGATGGCCGGCCAGGCCGGCTGGTCCTGGCTCACCGACGCCCTGGAGCAGGCCGAGCTGGGGTGGACCGCCGCCGCCGGCACGGTCACCTGCGTGACCTCCGAGAGCTTCGGCGCGCTCGCCGACCGGGAGCCCTCGGTCGAGCTGGAGATCCGGGCGTCGTGGACCCCGGTGCTGACCGAGGGCGACGAGGCCCGCGAGATGGCCGCCCACCTCGGCGCGTGGGGCGACCTGCTCTGCACGCTCGCGGGTCTCCCGCCGCTGCCCGAGGGCGTGGTCGCGCTGTCCGGGGCCCGTCGCTGA
- the ligD gene encoding non-homologous end-joining DNA ligase, giving the protein MPADAQTLTAPGPDGQARDVRLSSPDKVVWPATEHGAAITKADLAAYLEAVAEPMLRALADRPVTLQRVRGGIEGEEFYSKNPPKGVPEWSRTTVCTYPSGRSHPQLVVDEGDLATLLWTAQMGTVTWHPWPVRSGDNDHPDELRIDLDPQSGRAFADVVEAATALREVMGEAGLTPFVKTTGNRGVHVFAAIEPRLEFLEVRHAVIGLARELERRQPDLVTTAWWKEERGERIFVDFNQATRDRTLAAAWSTRILPGAPVSVPVTWDQLGAVDPTALTLHTVPAFLAEHGDAWADLHASPGVVDGAYALWEADLERGLGELNFPPDHPKMPGEPPRVQPSKKVAEHWDEDGNRVEKA; this is encoded by the coding sequence ATGCCCGCCGACGCGCAGACCCTCACCGCCCCGGGGCCCGACGGCCAGGCACGCGACGTGCGGCTCTCCAGCCCGGACAAGGTCGTCTGGCCGGCCACCGAGCACGGCGCGGCCATCACCAAGGCCGACCTCGCGGCATACCTGGAGGCCGTCGCCGAGCCGATGCTGCGCGCGCTGGCCGACCGACCGGTCACCCTGCAGCGGGTCCGTGGCGGGATCGAGGGCGAGGAGTTCTACTCCAAGAACCCGCCGAAGGGGGTGCCGGAGTGGTCGCGGACCACGGTCTGCACCTATCCCTCGGGGCGGAGCCACCCGCAGCTGGTCGTCGACGAGGGCGATCTCGCGACCCTGCTCTGGACCGCGCAGATGGGCACGGTCACCTGGCACCCGTGGCCGGTGCGATCCGGCGACAACGACCACCCGGACGAGCTGCGCATCGACCTGGACCCGCAGTCCGGGCGGGCCTTCGCCGACGTCGTCGAGGCGGCCACCGCGCTGCGCGAGGTCATGGGTGAGGCCGGGCTGACGCCCTTCGTCAAGACCACCGGCAACCGGGGGGTGCACGTCTTCGCCGCCATCGAGCCGCGCCTGGAGTTCCTCGAGGTCCGGCACGCCGTCATCGGCCTCGCGCGCGAGCTCGAGCGGCGCCAGCCCGACCTCGTGACGACGGCGTGGTGGAAGGAGGAGCGCGGCGAGCGGATCTTCGTCGACTTCAACCAGGCCACGCGGGACCGCACCCTGGCGGCCGCGTGGAGCACCCGCATCCTGCCCGGCGCCCCGGTCTCGGTGCCGGTGACCTGGGACCAGCTCGGCGCGGTCGACCCCACGGCGCTCACCCTGCACACCGTGCCCGCGTTCCTGGCCGAGCACGGCGACGCCTGGGCCGACCTGCACGCGTCCCCGGGGGTGGTCGACGGTGCCTACGCGCTGTGGGAGGCCGACCTGGAGCGCGGGCTGGGCGAGCTCAACTTCCCGCCGGACCACCCCAAGATGCCGGGGGAGCCGCCGCGGGTCCAGCCGTCCAAGAAGGTCGCCGAGCACTGGGACGAGGACGGCAACCGGGTGGAGAAGGCCTGA
- the hemG gene encoding protoporphyrinogen oxidase, with the protein MTSTLVIGGGISGLAAATALLTGDGRVPAGDEVTLLEGADRVGGKLRGEQVAGQLVDTGAEAMLARRPEGTDLVARAGLGDDLVHPTGARAQVWSRGHIHLLPPRTLMGVPADPTLLDGVLSEQEVARALAEVPQPLEEDDVSVGDLVASRLGAAVAERLVEPLLGGVYAGHARLLSARAALPALLRAAQDGQRLQDAAGRLLPAPTDGTQSAAAAPVFAGVRGGLHRWPRALARTLTDAGVRLETGAVARELRRLPEGGFEVVTGPRPSPTAYRADRVVLALPPAPTARLLAGVAPGASRTLGGVETASMAVLTLALDTAALGGLDGSGILVPPVDGRTIKAATFSATKWAWVHDLGRDAGGTGRHLTFLRASIGRHREETTLQRPDDELLDAALADLGEALDRPLPPPVDAHVQRWGGALPQYAVGHLDLVERVRADVARVPGLAVCGATYDGVGIPACIASARRAVADLAQGQ; encoded by the coding sequence ATGACGTCCACCCTGGTCATCGGCGGCGGCATCAGCGGTCTCGCGGCGGCGACGGCGCTGCTCACCGGGGACGGACGCGTGCCGGCCGGGGACGAGGTCACCCTGCTCGAGGGGGCCGACCGCGTGGGCGGCAAGCTGCGCGGGGAGCAGGTCGCGGGGCAGCTGGTGGACACCGGGGCCGAGGCCATGCTCGCCCGACGCCCCGAGGGGACGGACCTGGTGGCCCGCGCCGGGCTCGGCGACGACCTCGTCCACCCCACCGGGGCGCGGGCGCAGGTGTGGAGCCGCGGGCACATCCACCTGCTCCCGCCCCGCACGCTCATGGGGGTGCCAGCGGACCCGACCCTGCTGGACGGGGTGCTGAGCGAGCAGGAGGTGGCCCGGGCCCTCGCGGAGGTGCCGCAGCCGCTGGAGGAGGACGACGTCTCGGTCGGTGACCTGGTGGCCTCCCGGCTCGGGGCGGCCGTCGCCGAGCGGCTGGTGGAGCCGCTGCTGGGCGGGGTCTACGCCGGCCACGCCCGGCTGCTCTCCGCCCGGGCGGCGCTGCCCGCCCTGCTGCGCGCGGCCCAGGACGGGCAGCGGCTGCAGGACGCCGCCGGCCGGCTGCTGCCCGCCCCGACCGACGGCACCCAGTCGGCGGCCGCCGCCCCCGTCTTCGCCGGGGTCCGTGGCGGCCTGCACCGCTGGCCGCGCGCCCTGGCCCGGACCCTGACCGACGCGGGTGTCCGCCTCGAGACCGGGGCGGTCGCCCGCGAGCTGCGCCGGCTGCCCGAGGGGGGCTTCGAGGTGGTGACCGGTCCGCGACCGAGCCCCACGGCATACCGGGCCGACCGGGTGGTCCTCGCCCTGCCGCCCGCCCCCACGGCCCGGCTGCTCGCGGGGGTGGCGCCCGGGGCGTCCCGCACGCTCGGCGGTGTCGAGACGGCGTCCATGGCGGTGCTCACCCTCGCCCTCGACACCGCGGCGCTGGGCGGGCTGGACGGCTCCGGCATCCTCGTGCCCCCGGTCGACGGGCGCACCATCAAGGCGGCGACCTTCAGCGCCACCAAGTGGGCGTGGGTGCACGACCTCGGCCGGGACGCCGGGGGGACCGGCCGGCACCTCACCTTCCTGCGGGCCTCGATCGGGCGGCACCGCGAGGAGACCACGCTGCAGCGCCCCGACGACGAGCTCCTCGACGCGGCGCTCGCCGACCTGGGCGAGGCCCTGGATCGGCCGCTGCCGCCCCCGGTGGACGCGCACGTGCAGCGGTGGGGCGGGGCGCTGCCGCAGTACGCCGTGGGGCACCTCGACCTCGTCGAGCGGGTGCGTGCCGACGTCGCCCGGGTCCCCGGGCTCGCGGTCTGCGGCGCCACCTACGACGGGGTCGGGATCCCGGCCTGCATCGCCTCGGCCCGGCGTGCCGTGGCCGACCTCGCCCAGGGACAATGA
- a CDS encoding DUF4349 domain-containing protein, which translates to MTARPIAVVLALLLLLTGCTGSGSSGSSGGSDQAMDASDLGAEAAAGGDDSGGDGSEAAEDGAAVADLGSVATDAQAPLMVRSVELEVVVEDVGAAVTRARATTAGADGYVSSEDVVPGGDGGGGYGSLVLRVPSDGLDAVVTSLAEIGEVRASRSSADDVTTEYRDVEARIATMEAGAQRLRELVAEASTLQDIADLESELTSREAELDALKARMQVLQDDVALSTITLHLAERTEDLEEVAPRTGFVGGLGQGWQAFTTSVTMVLTLVGALLPFAVVVALLGLPALWWLRRRRARAGGAGRGTLEE; encoded by the coding sequence ATGACGGCTCGACCGATAGCGGTGGTGCTCGCCCTGCTGCTCCTGCTCACCGGGTGCACGGGCTCGGGCAGCTCCGGCAGCTCGGGCGGCTCCGACCAGGCGATGGACGCCTCCGACCTCGGGGCCGAGGCCGCGGCGGGGGGCGACGACTCCGGCGGGGACGGCTCCGAGGCCGCCGAGGACGGGGCAGCGGTCGCCGACCTCGGCAGCGTCGCCACGGACGCGCAGGCCCCGCTCATGGTGCGCAGCGTCGAGCTGGAGGTCGTCGTGGAGGACGTCGGCGCGGCCGTGACCCGGGCCCGCGCGACCACGGCGGGCGCCGACGGCTACGTCTCCTCCGAGGACGTCGTGCCGGGAGGGGACGGCGGCGGGGGCTACGGCTCGCTCGTCCTGCGGGTCCCCTCCGACGGTCTCGACGCGGTCGTCACCAGCCTGGCGGAGATCGGCGAGGTCCGGGCGAGCCGCAGCAGCGCCGACGACGTCACGACGGAGTACCGCGACGTCGAGGCGAGGATCGCCACCATGGAGGCGGGCGCGCAGCGGCTGCGCGAGCTGGTGGCCGAGGCCTCCACGCTCCAGGACATCGCCGACCTGGAGAGCGAGCTCACGAGCCGCGAGGCCGAGCTGGACGCCCTCAAGGCGCGGATGCAGGTGCTCCAGGACGACGTGGCCCTGTCGACCATCACCCTGCACCTCGCCGAGCGGACCGAGGACCTGGAGGAGGTGGCGCCCCGCACCGGCTTCGTCGGCGGGCTGGGTCAGGGGTGGCAGGCCTTCACCACGTCGGTGACGATGGTGCTGACCCTCGTCGGCGCGCTGCTGCCCTTCGCCGTGGTCGTGGCGCTGCTGGGCCTGCCGGCCCTGTGGTGGCTGCGGCGCCGACGGGCGCGGGCCGGTGGGGCCGGGCGTGGGACACTGGAGGAGTGA
- a CDS encoding HRDC domain-containing protein — protein MSPDLQDDDPGSDFHRLEAPPEGVPTVVDSPASLDDALTALAAGEGPVAVDAERASGYRYGQKAYLVQLRREGSGTWLIDPVPFEDLGGLDEVLAPAQWVLHAATQDIPCLAELGLRPRSLFDTELGARLAGLPRVGLSAVLEYYLGVTLAKEHSAVDWSTRPLPEPWLRYAALDVELLVTLRARMERDLREQGKLEWAEQEFAALCDFTGPPGPEEPEAWRRTTGIHRLRRRRSLAALRELWLTRDAIARERDVPPGRVLPDGTLLDLAQRMPGQASALASERKESSRTRQRRAEQGLLRHQRAWLAAIRTAADLAEEDLPEPARRSDAPPPPRAWGDRDPAAAQRLTEVRAALAELSERLDIPVENLMTPDVVRRVLWTPPQERTASAVDEAVAALGARPWQRELVVPVLVHTLAAHP, from the coding sequence ATGAGCCCCGACCTCCAGGACGACGACCCCGGCTCGGACTTCCATCGGCTGGAGGCACCCCCCGAGGGGGTGCCGACCGTCGTGGACAGCCCCGCGAGCCTGGACGACGCCCTCACCGCCCTGGCCGCCGGCGAGGGGCCGGTCGCGGTGGACGCCGAGCGCGCCTCGGGCTACCGCTACGGGCAGAAGGCCTACCTCGTCCAGCTGCGCCGCGAGGGGTCGGGCACCTGGCTCATCGACCCCGTCCCCTTCGAGGACCTGGGTGGCCTGGACGAGGTCCTGGCGCCGGCCCAGTGGGTGCTGCACGCCGCCACCCAGGACATCCCCTGCCTGGCCGAGCTGGGCCTGCGCCCGCGCTCGCTCTTCGACACCGAGCTGGGCGCCCGGCTGGCCGGCCTGCCACGGGTGGGGCTGTCCGCGGTGCTGGAGTACTACCTGGGCGTCACCCTGGCCAAGGAGCACTCGGCCGTCGACTGGTCCACCCGGCCGCTGCCCGAGCCCTGGCTGCGCTACGCCGCCCTGGACGTCGAGCTGCTCGTCACCCTCCGCGCGAGGATGGAGCGCGACCTGCGCGAGCAGGGCAAGCTGGAGTGGGCCGAGCAGGAGTTCGCGGCGCTGTGCGACTTCACCGGTCCTCCCGGGCCGGAGGAGCCGGAGGCGTGGCGACGCACGACCGGCATCCACCGGCTGCGGCGGCGACGCTCGCTGGCGGCGCTGCGCGAGCTGTGGCTGACCCGGGACGCCATCGCGAGGGAGCGGGACGTCCCCCCGGGCCGGGTGCTGCCCGACGGCACGCTGCTGGACCTCGCCCAGCGGATGCCCGGTCAGGCCTCGGCGCTGGCCTCCGAGCGCAAGGAGAGCTCGCGCACCCGGCAGCGGCGGGCCGAGCAGGGGCTGCTGCGCCACCAGCGCGCCTGGTTGGCGGCGATCCGCACCGCGGCCGACCTCGCCGAGGAGGACCTCCCCGAGCCCGCCCGGCGCAGCGACGCGCCACCCCCGCCCCGCGCCTGGGGCGACCGTGACCCGGCCGCGGCGCAGCGCCTGACGGAGGTCCGGGCCGCCCTGGCCGAGCTGTCCGAGCGGCTGGACATCCCGGTCGAGAACCTCATGACCCCCGACGTCGTCCGCCGGGTCCTGTGGACGCCCCCGCAGGAGCGCACCGCCAGCGCGGTGGACGAGGCGGTCGCCGCGCTCGGCGCCCGGCCCTGGCAGCGCGAGCTCGTGGTGCCGGTGCTCGTCCACACCCTCGCCGCCCACCCCTGA
- the msrB gene encoding peptide-methionine (R)-S-oxide reductase MsrB — protein MSHHSTPATDASKPDAKGYRTTRSEQEWREQLSPEEYAVLREAGTERPFVGEYTNTTTEGVYACRACGTELFRSETKFESHCGWPSFYSPLAEDRVEYLRDDSLGRTRTEVRCASCGSHLGHVFEGEGYDTPTDQRFCMNSIAMTLQPKQG, from the coding sequence ATGAGCCACCACAGCACGCCCGCGACCGACGCCAGCAAGCCCGACGCGAAGGGCTACCGCACCACCCGCTCGGAGCAGGAGTGGCGCGAGCAGCTCTCCCCGGAGGAGTACGCCGTGCTGCGCGAGGCCGGCACCGAGCGTCCCTTCGTCGGTGAGTACACCAACACCACGACCGAGGGCGTCTACGCCTGCCGCGCCTGCGGCACCGAGCTCTTCCGCAGCGAGACGAAGTTCGAGAGCCACTGCGGGTGGCCGAGCTTCTACTCCCCGCTCGCCGAGGACCGGGTCGAGTACCTGCGCGACGACTCCCTGGGTCGCACCCGCACCGAGGTGCGGTGCGCCTCCTGCGGCTCCCACCTGGGCCACGTCTTCGAGGGTGAGGGCTACGACACCCCCACCGACCAGCGCTTCTGCATGAACAGCATTGCGATGACGCTGCAGCCGAAGCAGGGCTGA
- the hemQ gene encoding hydrogen peroxide-dependent heme synthase, producing MADYSHSTTEQAEEINASIRYAAYSVFRAVTPLPRGEARAALATEVEELFATLEGEGLVVRGVYDVSALRADADLLVWWHAEHVETVQRAYQQFRQTALGQHLEPVWSNVAIHRPAEFNRGHVPAFLSGHPAKDYLCVYPFVRSYDWYVMDAGDRSRMLREHGEAARDYKDVLANTLASFALGDYEFLLAFEADELHRIVDLMRELRNTEARLHVREEIPFYTGPRVELPTLVAGLP from the coding sequence ATGGCCGACTACTCCCACTCCACCACCGAGCAGGCCGAGGAGATCAACGCCTCGATCCGCTACGCCGCCTACTCCGTCTTCCGCGCCGTGACCCCGCTGCCCCGGGGCGAGGCCCGGGCCGCCCTGGCCACCGAGGTCGAGGAGCTCTTCGCGACCCTGGAGGGCGAGGGCCTGGTCGTGCGCGGCGTCTACGACGTCTCGGCCCTGCGCGCGGACGCCGACCTCCTCGTCTGGTGGCACGCCGAGCACGTCGAGACGGTGCAGCGGGCCTACCAGCAGTTCCGGCAGACCGCCCTGGGTCAGCACCTGGAGCCGGTGTGGAGCAACGTCGCGATCCACCGGCCGGCGGAGTTCAACCGCGGGCACGTGCCGGCCTTCCTCTCCGGGCACCCCGCCAAGGACTACCTGTGCGTCTACCCCTTCGTGCGCTCCTACGACTGGTACGTCATGGACGCGGGTGACCGCTCCCGGATGCTGCGCGAGCACGGCGAGGCGGCGCGCGACTACAAGGACGTGCTGGCCAACACGCTCGCCAGCTTCGCGCTCGGGGACTACGAGTTCCTGCTGGCGTTCGAGGCCGACGAGCTGCACCGCATCGTCGACCTCATGCGCGAGTTGCGCAACACCGAGGCGCGCCTGCACGTGCGCGAGGAGATCCCGTTCTACACCGGTCCGCGGGTGGAGCTGCCGACGCTCGTCGCCGGCCTGCCCTGA
- a CDS encoding helix-turn-helix domain-containing protein, giving the protein MTESYLSRIGGLIRDARRHKDLTQAELAELLSTSQSAVARIEQGKQNLSLEMIARIGEKLDSEIVQVSSGIPQNLRIEGGVKLSGDIDVRTSKNAAVALLCASLLNKGRTTLRNLARIEEVNRITEVLTSIGYKIRWLPDSSDLEIVAPERIDLDAMDEAAARRTRTIIMFLGPLMHEFDTFELPYAGGCDLGTRTVEPHMIALRHFGLDVTATTGSYHATVDRAASPGRAIVLTERGDTVTENVLLAAARHTGTTVIRNASSNYMVQDLCVFLQQLGVQIEGLGTTTLTVTGVGEIDTDIEYAPSEDPIEAMSLLAAAVVTGSAITIRRVPIEFMEIELAVLGTMGFECDLSEEYASANGHTRLVDLTTIPGPLRAPLDKIHPLPFPGLNIDNLPFFAIIAACAQGSTLIHDWVYENRAIYLTELTTLGAKVHLMDPHRVMIEGPTRWRAGEIMCPPALRPGVVILLAMLAAPGTSVLRNVYVINRGYEDLATRLNALGARIQTFRDI; this is encoded by the coding sequence ATGACCGAGAGCTACCTCTCCCGCATCGGCGGGCTCATCCGCGACGCCCGCCGCCACAAGGACCTCACCCAGGCCGAGCTGGCCGAGCTGCTGAGCACCAGCCAGAGCGCCGTGGCCCGCATCGAGCAGGGCAAGCAGAACCTCTCGCTGGAGATGATCGCCCGCATCGGGGAGAAGCTCGACTCCGAGATCGTCCAGGTCTCCTCGGGCATCCCGCAGAACCTGCGGATCGAGGGCGGCGTCAAGCTGTCCGGCGACATCGACGTCCGCACCTCCAAGAACGCCGCGGTCGCGCTGCTCTGCGCCTCGCTGCTCAACAAGGGGCGCACCACCCTGCGCAACCTGGCCCGGATCGAGGAGGTCAACCGGATCACCGAGGTGCTCACCAGCATCGGCTACAAGATCCGGTGGCTACCCGACTCCTCCGACCTCGAGATCGTGGCGCCGGAGCGGATCGACCTCGACGCGATGGACGAGGCGGCGGCGCGGCGCACGCGCACCATCATCATGTTCCTCGGCCCGCTCATGCACGAGTTCGACACCTTCGAGCTGCCGTACGCCGGGGGCTGCGACCTCGGCACCCGCACCGTCGAGCCGCACATGATCGCGCTGCGCCACTTCGGTCTCGACGTCACCGCCACCACCGGCAGCTACCACGCGACGGTCGACCGGGCGGCCTCCCCGGGGCGCGCGATCGTGCTCACCGAGCGCGGCGACACGGTCACCGAGAACGTCCTGCTGGCCGCCGCCCGGCACACCGGCACGACGGTCATCCGCAACGCCAGCTCCAACTACATGGTCCAGGACCTCTGCGTCTTCCTCCAGCAGCTGGGCGTGCAGATCGAGGGCCTGGGCACGACCACCCTCACCGTGACCGGGGTCGGCGAGATCGACACCGACATCGAGTACGCCCCCTCCGAGGACCCCATCGAGGCCATGAGCCTGCTGGCGGCGGCAGTCGTGACCGGCAGCGCCATCACCATCCGCCGGGTGCCGATCGAGTTCATGGAGATCGAGCTGGCGGTCCTCGGCACCATGGGCTTCGAGTGCGACCTGTCGGAGGAGTACGCCAGCGCCAACGGGCATACCCGCCTGGTCGACCTCACCACCATCCCGGGTCCGCTGCGGGCGCCGCTGGACAAGATCCACCCGCTGCCTTTCCCGGGGCTCAACATCGACAACCTGCCGTTCTTCGCGATCATCGCGGCCTGCGCGCAGGGCTCGACGCTCATCCACGACTGGGTCTACGAGAACCGCGCCATCTACCTCACCGAGCTCACCACGCTCGGGGCCAAGGTCCACCTCATGGACCCGCACCGGGTGATGATCGAGGGTCCGACCCGCTGGCGTGCGGGCGAGATCATGTGCCCGCCGGCCCTGCGCCCGGGCGTGGTCATCCTGCTGGCCATGCTGGCGGCGCCCGGCACCTCGGTCCTGCGCAACGTCTACGTCATCAACCGCGGCTACGAGGACCTCGCCACCCGGCTCAACGCCCTCGGCGCGCGGATCCAGACCTTCCGCGACATCTGA